Below is a genomic region from Ziziphus jujuba cultivar Dongzao chromosome 7, ASM3175591v1.
GAAGCACAAAAAATGTGTGTTGACATAAAAAGTGAGCAAACCCTTCTGTTTTTATGTGAACTTTTTGAATGAACAATCTGGTATTGCTTTGTGCAAACACACAATACTTGTATCTGGGTGAgccttttttgatattttaatgtcCTAGATTATTCCCTCTATGGAgggacacttttttttttttttttttttttttgtgtgtgttttttctATAGCCACTTCTTGGTATGACTTGTCTTCATTAGTGTGGTCACTACTCAGCACTGTAACAGCACTAAGCGTGTGAAGCATATGGTTTAGGTGCATCACTATTGCATCACTGTCTGATTTATTTTCTTAGAACTTTTTTCTGCTTGGTTGTAGTTTTATTTTAACCTAAACTTTTAAATCACTTTCtgtgttttccatttttttttttttaattgctctGCACTCTTGTCACATTATTTAATAGCACTATGATGATGAAGTGCATGCTTAATTGGTTTCATAAATGGGTTTTTTACACACATATGTAGTTTTTTATGTGTGCTGCATTGTAATTTATGTATCATACTTTGGACCTTTTTTCTTTAAGAGGAAAATGTTTGGATACTGATGAATGTTTTGTTGTGATATCATATCATGGCTTAGTCATTAAAGATTTTAGGAGATATGTCAGGGGATCTTCAAATCTTAAGGTTTCCAGAGAAGTTCATTGGAATTTATGTAGTCGAGAAATTGGAGAGTTTGGTCCTCTTTGAATCATTTGATTCTATACATGATACATTCTTTGTgcaaaattttttctttaaaatatttttcggCATGCTTTCATTAGTGTTCTTGGACAATCTAAGGTgggattatttattttataactcATCTAGAAATTTGAACTCACTTGGTATTACCATCTATGACAATGTTTGACAGTTTACATATGCCTGCAGGATGTAAAAGCAGGTCAACAACCAGCAAAGGTATTCTAGCTTTACCTTGTATTAACATTTTCATGTAACATCCTAATATCACAGTGTAAGGTCGTGAAACTGATATATCATGAAGGCTTTTGGTTGCTggatgtattttaaatattctaaCATGAAGCTATAAAGTGAATATGGGTCTGTACTTTTATGCTCCAACAATTGGTTACTGTGAGCACTTTCAGTCTGTGATTTGGTAGAGACTAGGCGACTTTGAGCTAGATAGGTGAAATAGTTTTACTTGGTCTATATTGTGTACATGTGTACCTATGGTACTGTTTGTATGAGCAGTTTGAATCTAATCGCCTAATCTAATTTGCTAATGTCGGAGATAGTGTGCACCCTCAAGTGCTACTtttgctttctttctcttttcttcctaTGCAATTTCTTCCTGAAACTTTCCAATAAATTTCATCATGTACTTTAACTCAATACCGAACTTCTGCTCTTTTTTTGTGTGACTAATTGTAATATCagatatttttaacatttacaGAATTATGTCAGATATGCAACACGTCAAAAGCGTGCTGATACAAAGAAAGCCTTGAAAAACCTTCTCTACAGAAGCGGGTCTTCTAAAGTTTCGTTGGAGGTAGACTTTCTCTTCTTTCTAATGTCTATTGATTCCTTATTTAGTATGCTCTATTTAATAGAATGCAAAAATGGTGGCTTAACTTATAGCAATATTCGAATACAtgcattatcatatatataatttaatgctTAAATATAAGTTTCACATAgtttacaaaaattaatttaaaacttgcATGATATTTTTTGTAAACAATAGGTTCAAATTAGCTAAATCTGCATTGCTAATGGTCTAATGGAGTTCGCCTGTTGGAAGGAttagttcttttctttttcttattttttattttttatttttatgaagcGTTAATCTAGTTTCCAAAATTTTAGAGGTTTATATCATGTTTCTGGGTTGCAATATTTTTAAGGAAAGAGCAAAAGAAATCATGAATGTATTCtcttttcctaaaataaaagccACATGACATGCATATATCTTGTTAGTATTTTGCATATCAATTACCACTTTCTGTTGCAAGtaagaaatcaaaataaattaatatacctaagaatatcttatttttattgCTTTACTTGGATCCTGTATTCAACTTCTGTTTTACATGGGGctgaaatttgtgaattttagttACTCTTAGGATGTTGGCTGTTTTTCCATTGGTTTAAAATGGCAATTGGAAccaattttatggttttgatagTCAGAATTTTGTTTCTTCAAGATTCTAACTAATATCCTATGTTATTAATTGGGGTGGTGATTATATAGCTCCTAAATATGTATTTGGCGTCATtgatgttctagggttttacaTGAAAGTCATGACCTTATCCTGTGAAATGCCATAATGAATTTGTTGAGTTTCTTTTATTCATCTTTTGATATGTCTTCTCCGATGCCTCAACTTGACTCTGCCACATTCCAGTGGCAGAAATAAGTGCTTATGTTGGTTATTGAATTTTCTCTTATCTATATCTACTGATGGACAAAGCTGGCTGTATAGTTATCACGCACTTATTTTCTACCATGCAGGATGaaaatttatggaaatttggaCAGACAGATAAATCTTGTAACTCTTGTAGGAAACATAAGCCAAGGTCTTCTACTCCACATGCTGAGAAGTAtcaccaaaagaaaacaaaacgtGAGTTTCTCATAGTTGTaccttgtaatttattttggcaATCTAATCAATATAGGCTAAGGGCCAAGATATATAAAAACTTATCTACAATTCAAATGATTAtctttctaataatttttttgaaaatattgaagatgAGTTCTGATGACCCCCTTAATTGAAAAACTATATCTGGTGTGTGGTACCTATCTTTTAAGTGTGTGCATTACCAATCCATTAAGTATCATTGATTTTTAGGAACTTTCACTCCTCTATATGGAAATATGCCTTACCAGTCGTATtagacaaatttaaaaatttttatcacaaaaactttttaaaatattaagaaGCATTCTATGTGTATCTAGGAATGCCAGAAAGCTGTTATCATTCTGTATCCAAAAGTGAATAAGGTGTCTTACCTGTGGTCACCAAATATTGTTTGGAAAATTTTCTCtatttacttaattttatttaaaataaattatagcaAATTTAGACTTGGGGCAAATAGTAAaatttcgtttttatttttcatgtttcgGGTGGAGAAGCTAACAATTATTTGCCCATGTTTGCATCCTAAAAGATTTTCTGGTTTGCTTTTACATCTTCAGGTAAGTTTAAGAGAGAGAGTTTCTCTGAGGATTTCGATGAGCATCCTGAGGCTTTCTTTCAAGCTACATTCGGTAATAGATGGTATACTTGGTCTTTTAACTCATCAACAGACTACTATTCCCAAAATTCTGCATTTGGATTTGAGTGGAGGGAGCATTCGAGCTGGAAACATAAGAATAAGACATGGGAGGCAAGTAGTGATACTGAGTCTGATGATGAACCACATACTGTAGGATCCTGTTCTGATAGAACAATTCTGGGTCTGCCCCCAGCAGGTCCTTTGAAGATGGACGACGTTAAAAAAGCGTGAGTTTTTTAGTGCTTTTGTATATTTACTAGTACAAATCTGATGTGCAGCCAAGCAAAATCAACTTGGCATCCATTAATTTCAGCATTTTTACTCTCATATCTTTTTATTAACTGTGTTCTCCATGTCCTGACAGATTTCGTCTATCAGCATTGAAATGGCATCCCGATAAGCATCAAGGCCCTTTACAGGTCCATTTCTTAATCTGCAGTGTTCTAATATATGTTTCTTAGTAAGCTTCAATGTTAGTGTGTTAATATATCGGTGCATATGCATTTGGCAGGCAACGGCTGAAGAGAAATTCAAACTTTGTGTTAATGCATACAAGTCTTTGTGCAATGCACTATCCCCAATGTAAGCTGTAGGTTTTGGTCGAATTGTTTACGGCTTCCATGTGGGTTCCCAATTCTGTTAGAGCTCCAAATAATGGAGGTGTATAACtaattgttatatatgtatTACAATTCATCTTTAGTTTACTCTATATAATAAGGGATGGGGTCCCAGTGttaaattttttagaatttaatttaGTAGGTTTAACAGGTTATAGAAATTTTCTGAACTTAATTTAGCTTTATGACATAATGGTGTATCAGTtggaaataaaattgtttatttattcaatgaAGTTGCATATTGATTATAGAATATTATCCAAGAGATTGTTATTAGGTGAAGAAATGGAATAGGTGATTTCTATGTTTGGCCACTTTAAGGAGAAATCTTCAGTGGGGAGCCATACATCCAAGTGGGGGACTCATATGTGGCCTCCATCTACATGTAGGTGTATGGTATGCCCGTCCCATGGAAGTATTTTTAGAAATACATATTTTCTGTTTCAAATTTtggaattgttatttttttcatataaatagatataccattatattttcaatatatttgtattttgatgGAGAATTATATCTGTAGAAAAATATgcaagtttaaattttaattaatttgaacgAAATCtgactttttgaaaaataaataaataaatcaacatATGTAGAAACTGAAGTACATGAATCTATAGGAATAGTTACCCCTTTTGTTCCATCTTGTATTCTAAAGAGCAGCATCCTATCAACGTTAGGAATTAGCTAATATGTAAATTAAATGTACTTGTCATGTAcgtttatgaaataaaaataatgatgtgATGAACTGGTCTAGGAATATAATAGAattataaattcatttaattgtttggttgaaatatgaaattgatCCATAAATGAGTAACTGAGTTGATTGTAATGTGAAACCactgattttaatatttgtttagaAATGAAATAGATAAAAGCAGAGAGAGGtaaaatataaagagaaaataatGAGAAAGGCTAGAGAAAGAAATAAGAGATGAATtaagatttcaaaaaaaaagaaaaaaaagtgaaatatgGAATTGATGGGTGAATGAGTAACTGAGTTGATTGTAAtgtaaaaccattttttttttaaatgaaagtgATAAAAGTAGGAgaggtaaattataaaaaagagaaaataatgagAAAGGCTATAGAAAGAAGACAAAGAAATAGGAGatcaattaagattttaaaaaaaaaaaaatagatggaTAAAGTATACAGCAAGTGGAGAAAAAATAGGGAAATTATAGATTAATTAGTACAAAAGAAACTATCAAGAGAAAGTAGGAGAAGTAATTAGAGCTAGTATTAGAGagcaagtcaaaatatatatatatatatatatatacataaattatgAGGTCTGAACCAAATGaatattatttacttttctGGTGTGGAATGCTtgttcataaaatattatgtgctTATTTCATTTTCAAGGTTCTACCAAATACTACTTTAGTTATGTGAAACACTAAACAATtgcaaaagtgaaaaaaaataataataataataataataataattaattaaagaagaagaagaagagagttgTATAACTTTTGGTAAACAAAATTGGATACTGGCTAGTGTGGGCACCCTATCTGGTTCTTTTTCAGGTCTTATTTCACTTTTTATTCCAAATAATAAGCTCAGGCTACAGAAAAATTTCCACCGACCCCTTTAAAAAAGATATGCTAACCCAGTGAAGATGAGATTGTCCTTTTTTTGGCTTATTTTTAAGACGTTTTTATGAAACTTCACAataaacaaaagataaaaagtgAATTCCTATTTTTACTTTAAGCCAAAAAcaacagtaataataacaataataataatagtaataaatgtaatgtcttttttttttctttttttttttttaacatataacaATGATCTCTCATCCAATAGGTAGGAAGGGAAATGTAAAATGGGCATTCTTTTAACCaagttctttcaaaaaaattttcccCCCAAATTCTTGAAGGGTAAAATCTTCCTAATAAGGAATTGGTTGACATTGTTTTACAACTTCTCATAAGTCATAAGTTGCTTTAAAAGTTTACACTGATAAAGCATTGAAAATGGGTTAGCTCTACTCgttttcttataaattattttataatggaaTAAGATCCTCTCCATTTCCTTTAAAATGGAGGATCTCAATTTGGTTTAACAAAATTAAGCTACATTGGTATTTTAGATTCAACGGCTAAAATTATTCCATATTATTGCTATTAACTTAGAAACAATCACATTAGTCATAGATCGATATTAATTTtctcatataatttaaaattaaaaattaaatactaaaatatatttattcaaaattaaattgttaattgattatttttagaaaaaaatcaaaatataatataatatattttcatgataattactttttaataatatttataattaaacaataaaataaattaagaataaagaaattaaaaataaagttggTTGTAAGGAAAGAGATTCTAAAGATGTTGGTTATTATTCCAAATGTGCCTCCAGAGTTTACATCATCAATAGGTGTGATGAAGATGCAATatcatctcttttttttttttttttttttgggaatgttTTTAGATTATTTATCTATGTATGCTATATATTCAAGAACTTGAGGGGGCTTTATGATTGAGTAATATGTTCTGTTTTAACAaccaaatttgtttttaatttctttgcttttaatttattttattatttaattataaatattattgaaaggttattataatggaaatatattatataattttttttttccttaagatAATCAACTAgcaattcaattttggatatacatattttattaattaatttttaattctaaaccATATAAGAAAATTAGCATTAATCAATgactaatattaataataataacagaaaaATTCTAACCATTGGATCTAAAAGGCTAATGTGGCTCAATTTTGTTAAATCAGAGTGAGATCCTCCATTTTAAAGGAAATGGTGAGGATCCTTGTCATTTTATGGTTGGACTTTGGTTcttgaattatttttgtttctttgtgtgtgtgtgtgtgtgtgtgtgtgtacttaAGTCCTTAAATTAGTGTACATTGGTTATTAAATTTTGTAGTGCGCTTAATGCAATTTACACGGATCTTGTGGACttggttaatttattattattatttttttcacaagaaatgcaattcaaaatttctaaaaGTTAGATTAATAAGGATTAAGAAtgcaccaaaaattaaaattccgAAATCAAAGTgctaaaaaaattcatagaccGAAGTTCAATTATTAAACAGTTAAGTGACTGACAAAGGcaataaatcttaatttttttttttttcaaattttgaaatagtaAACAAtgcaatattattttctttatgttgGGAAAATATCTAATACCAGCATTCAGAATGCAGATATGACACATTCTAAATTGAAggaaagagaataaaaataataacaaattgtatgaaataaaataactctATCTATTAGGCGATTATATTTAATCGCACATAACAAACAACTAAAAAAGTTTTAATGGCTAAATGATAAAAGACTTTGatcaattaagaaaaataaataacacatAACGCAGCATGGGCCAAAACTAAACTAAAACAACTAAtgctcttttttaaaactaaaattaaaattaagagaaatatcCTAGTATAAAGAGATGTAATATATCTTAAAATATCTCTTAAAGTGTAAATGAGACTTTAATAGATACTAGATGAACCACTTATAAAtcccttttgtttttggatGTGGAATAGATACTAtaacttataattttaaaagtcaatttttCTCCTCCCAACCCATGTAGGATAAATGTTAGTTTCCATCTTCAGATTCCTAATCTTttatatttagaagatattagtataaatattatgcctcacattttattaaattagaataatttGATGAAATGTATAGTCTATTTTTCAACCTCAACACTCCTTGATAGTAGCTAATAACAGTGATTGCCAGAATTGCATCAATCTTTAATCATCTTCTTCTACCCCATTTGGTCTTCTATCCAAACTAAAATCCTTTACGGATCATGTTTCATGGATGTATGACCAGTTATTTTTATAATGATGTTTCCATCAGGTTTTAGATTCATGGCCAAGTCTTTTTTCATTATGCTCTAAATCTTTAGTCGTCTAAAATCTTGGTTGACTTGAAGGTCATGGTTGAAGGTCCAAATATGGTTGAGATATAATTTTCCCATTCATCTAGTTTGGCCTTGGTGTGTAATCTACTGCCCTCTGTCCTGAATTTAAGTCTTCACCAGTGGAGAAATGTATGGTTGAATTTTTCATTCAATGTGTTCAACCTATCTCATTCCTATAGGTGTGGCTATAATGGTTTGCATTTTAAGGATATCTATAAGGAAATTCTTCTCTCTAGGTGCCCAACTAAAGAGCACCTcctgaaattttcttttcaatttaagGATATCTATAAGCACCCCTTTCGCCGACTAGTGAGAAATTTGAAGAGCTTGATCATTAAGTTGCAAAATGATGTTTCTTGCATCAGACTCATACCATACCTTAGTCCAACCATCCTCCTCCATTAGCAGCAATCCCTGTAACACTCCAAAAGCTTCTGCTAGTTCTGGTATATTTGTCTGTccagaaaaaaaagtttctatttTCAGTGGCAAGATTTCTAATTTTCCAAATCTAGTTGAGGACAAGGatagcaaaaaggaaaaaatcatCCTTATCATTAGCGTGCATTGGAAGGACCCTGTGGGGTTTGTAAGTAACTGAAGCTTCTCTTCAACAGTGAAACCAGCAAAGACATCCCATTTAATACTTCATGGCAATGCAAACTAGAGTGCCTTAGCAACTTGGTAGTGAAAGAATAAATGGTTATTAGATTCAATACAGTCACATCCATGGATACAATTTTTGAAGGTTACCTCTATATTACGGTGGAGAAGGTTTGTAGCCGTGCAAGCCCCTTGTTTGCTAGCTTCTAGATGAAAAACTTCAATCGATCATGAATTTTTGCAGACCATAGGCTCTTCCATCATTTAGCGGCTGGAAAGCTGTTCCAAAACTCAAGCATGAAGGCTGATTTAACTGAAAAAATACCATTGGTGTTTCCATCCCAAATGAGTTTGTCCTCCAAGCTCAGATTGGTGTTAGGGATTTTGAGAATGTTTCTAACAGATTCTCTGTCGAATATATGCTAGATTTTCTTCATGTTCCAACTTCCATCCGAGTGTCTCAAGGAGTTCACCATTCCATAAACTCGATTTCTCTCTTCCGATCTAAGAGATGGTCTGAAATTTGGAATATTTGGAACCCATGGATCCTCCCAGAAATTGATGCTATTACCTTTGCCGACCCTGCAGCACATTCTGTTCATGAACAGCTTCCTTGACCTAAGTATACCTTTCCAAGACCaggaagtatttttttttattttttttttatcaagcaCCTCATAAAAGATTTGTCAGCATAGTATTTGGCTTTTAGGGTTTTTACCCACAACCTATTCTCATTAGTGGCAAGTGACTTGCTCAGTTTGTTAAGCAGAGCCTCATTCATATCTTTTAGTCTTCTCAATCCAATCCCTCCTGCAAATTTGGCCCTACAGATCCTAAACCATGAAATCAAGACAAAATACCTGCTGATTTTCCTTTTGTCCCAAAGAAAATTGCTGGgcattttttcaatatctttacACCAATCCAAAGGAAGCTTGAACGCTGACATTGCATATAGAGGGATTGCATTTACAACCGATTTAACCAAGGTGCATTTTCAACCTGAGAAAGCAATTTGGATTTCCATCCTTGTAACTTACCCTCAATTTTACTCTTTAATTCCTCAAAGGCTTAATTGTGATTTTTGCCAATGAACATAGGGTTTCCTACATAGTTAACCTCCTCCGAAAGCTCATTTAAACCCCACAGCCTCTTGATGCTCACCTTGATCTTCCCTTGAGTATTCTTGGAGAAGAAGCAACCACATTTTGATAAACTAATTTTCTATTCTGACCAGC
It encodes:
- the LOC107425521 gene encoding uncharacterized protein LOC107425521, which encodes MQMPRWRNVLLLKNSLISSTSTTTHVASFHSTPTACEKWKNKWNFDVKAGQQPAKNYVRYATRQKRADTKKALKNLLYRSGSSKVSLEDENLWKFGQTDKSCNSCRKHKPRSSTPHAEKYHQKKTKRKFKRESFSEDFDEHPEAFFQATFGNRWYTWSFNSSTDYYSQNSAFGFEWREHSSWKHKNKTWEASSDTESDDEPHTVGSCSDRTILGLPPAGPLKMDDVKKAFRLSALKWHPDKHQGPLQATAEEKFKLCVNAYKSLCNALSPM